From the Cryptosporidium parvum Iowa II chromosome 2, whole genome shotgun sequence genome, one window contains:
- a CDS encoding membrane associated adenylyl cyclase with 6 transmembrane regions and an adenylyl cyclase domain, producing the protein MRIFKDRFKYEYEVLLKKVLYNKFTLIIFGVFTITSIIINEVRFLFRESTTDWIFFSIILFLTIVRGIEILVFFAFKKNYLSIFFFDLVAYIFLILSAVLFDSSEHSTCDADTLNFDDFQVFSQVKGYGYNFQLNLINSTLQCARFILLFVCNDFFTLFSKLYNKKSIIHTENIYQQNQKKDLSKNNLDSDKHLSENKIALSQILGLRFVIVLVLSALLYPLLSSSVWIQINSSAFLSIKNLSQLSILRNQYPGDESWPIAYMLELCNFVYTNSIGDSSKWMKLVAIQSPYTLNNNPTCEGCPKSNLEIMTDAMSIISNSEIPSWFVGILTLPTLKEGISLIPIEDYRKIRKQSLRQYVSQVCMRSGIDSISNFYSSCPEELKAKITMVFDTTTMLQLGAGLSIGISFVTLILLTILMILVHCVLEKHIFSSIKRINDTLISIASNPLLALKMSNNAYNEVSNENATMGKFSNKMLEETFSKLGTLLAVGLGSAGANIIIHNLKDDKVVVKLPGKKVMGIYGFCDIRNFTDATEILGEDVMVFVNQVAEITHGVVCKYGGSANKNVGDAFLFVWKPDEKWEGMESLLADMSVISFVIIIKQISSCPKLKRIAMRSEIQERMPNYRVKLGFGLHYGWAIEGAIGSEYKIDASYLSPNVNLSSRLESATKHYGVNILLSHNLFEKLSVSMKQFCRKIDCVTLKGSNQPLELYTIDIDPEAQDDETSSIFHQVDTGKLSYRAFSEFYIDSSIKNMRKHLFQDFYYRFNKGLKHYLAGNWYVSKQILLDLERDCIENWGKKDGPSSTLLKFMEEHNYICPIDWKGYRVWDEK; encoded by the coding sequence atgagGATTTTCAAGGATagatttaaatatgaatatgaagtattattgaaaaaagttCTTTATAACAAATTTAcactaataatttttgggGTCTTTACAATAActtcaattattatcaatgaGGTTCGATTTTTGTTTAGAGAATCTACAACTGattggatttttttttcaataatattatttctaacAATCGTTAGGGGAATCGAAatattagttttttttgcctttaaaaaaaactacctctcaatatttttttttgatttggTCGCATATATTTTTCTCATTTTATCAGCAGTTTTGTTTGACTCTAGTGAGCATTCAACATGTGATGCTGATACCCTAAACTTTGATGATTTTCAAGTGTTTTCGCAAGTAAAAGGCTACGGATATAACTTTCAACTAAACTTAATAAACTCAACATTGCAGTGTGcaagatttattttattatttgtttgtAATGActtttttactttattcTCAAAGTTATACAATAAAAAATCGATTATTCACACAGAAAACATATATcaacaaaatcaaaaaaaagatttgtcaaagaataatttagaTTCTGATAAGCATTTGAGTGAGAATAAAATAGCTCTTTCGCAGATATTGGGCCTTAGATTTGTAATCGTTTTAGTATTAAGTGCGTTGCTATATCCTTTATTAAGTTCATCAGTTtggattcaaataaatagttCAGCATTTTTAAGTATTAAAAACCTTAGTCAATTATCCATATTAAGAAACCAGTATCCAGGTGATGAATCATGGCCAATTGCTTATATGTTAGAGTTGTGTAATTTTGTTTATACAAATAGTATTGGAGACTCTTCTAAATGGATGAAGCTTGTAGCTATACAATCACCATATACTCTAAATAATAACCCAACATGTGAAGGCTGCCCAAAATCTAATTTGGAAATTATGACTGATGCTATgtcaattatttcaaattctgaGATTCCTTCCTGGTTTGTTGGAATTTTGACATTACCCACTCTAAAAGAAGGGATCTCGTTAATTCCAATTGAAGATTATAGAAAAATCCGCAAGCAATCACTAAGGCAGTATGTGAGTCAAGTATGTATGAGATCAGGTattgattcaatttctaACTTTTATAGTTCATGCCCAGAAGAGCTTAAAGCCAAGATAACCATGGTATTTGATACTACTACGATGCTTCAATTGGGGGCAGGATTAAGTATTGGAATATCATTTGTAACTCTAATTTTATTgacaatattaatgattttggTGCATTGTGTATTAGAAAAACATATTTTCAGCAGTATAAAGAGAATTAACGATACTCTCATCTCAATTGCAAGTAATCCATTATTAGCGTTGAAAATGTCTAATAATGCATACAACGAAGTAAGTAACGAAAATGCAACTATGGggaaattttcaaataaaatgcTAGAGGAGACCTTTTCAAAGCTAGGGACATTACTTGCAGTAGGTCTCGGATCTGCAGGTgctaatataattattcataatttaaaagatgaTAAAGTTGTAGTAAAACTCCCTGGTAAAAAAGTAATGGGTATTTACGGGTTTTGCGATATTCGAAACTTCACAGATGCAACCGAAATATTGGGTGAAGATGTAATGGTATTTGTAAATCAAGTTGCCGAAATTACTCATGGAGTAGTTTGCAAATATGGTGGATCAGCAAATAAGAATGTTGGCGATGCATTTTTGTTCGTGTGGAAACCTGACGAGAAGTGGGAAGGGATGGAGTCTTTATTAGCTGATATGTCAGTTATTTCATTCGTCATAATTATTAAGCAAATCTCTAGCTGTCCCAAACTAAAAAGAATCGCTATGAGGAGCGAAATCCAAGAAAGAATGCCAAACTATAGAGTAAAGCTTGGATTTGGATTACATTATGGGTGGGCAATAGAAGGCGCAATAGGTTCAGAATATAAAATAGATGCCTCTTATTTATCTCCAAATGTTAACCTTTCTTCAAGACTTGAAAGTGCAACAAAGCATTATGGAGTAAATATTCTGCTTTCTCATAATCTTTTCGAAAAGCTTTCTGTTAGCATGAAGCAGTTTTGCAGGAAAATAGATTGCGTTACTTTAAAAGGTAGTAATCAACCTCTGGAATTATATACAATAGATATTGATCCAGAGGCTCAAGATGATGAGACGAGCAGCATTTTTCACCAAGTTGACACTGGTAAATTAAGTTACAGGGcattttctgaattttATATAGACAGTTCTATAAAAAACATGAGAAAACATTTATTTCAAGATTTTTACTATAGGTTTAATAAAGGTCTGAAACACTACTTAGCAGGAAATTGGTATGTATCTAAACAAATTCTTCTAGACCTTGAGCGTGATTGTATAGAAAATTGGGGGAAAAAAGATGGTCCAAGTTCAACATTATTAAAGTTCATGGAGGAACATAACTATATTTGTCCGATTGATTGGAAAGGGTACCGAGTTTGGGACGAAAAATGA
- a CDS encoding calcium/calmodulin dependent protein kinase with a kinase domain and 4 calmodulin like EF hands, with protein sequence MLNIEQNADECAKRVGANMVPVLHNVTEECNIKAEEKEIVPEVEEAKSESNNCLDSDDYLEGHIYAAMCTKCAGELQQKLNPTEPYRDPKKVSGKEQISRGLIIESKSFVDANKNIKFSKRSDKNEYAGLCSSPEVTTPNGERETSTDSNIKNTESTKVSHGIFDRTCLIQEHALVNRNINDFYELNLGNLGRGSYGSVVKAIDKQSGAQRAVKIILKPKLENINRLKREILIMKRLDHPNIIKLFEVFEDTNYLYFVMEICTGGELFDRIIKRGHFSERYAAVIMRQVFSAIAYCHSNEFMHRDLKPENLLFSDSSPNSLLKVIDWGFAAKCPKTHKFTSVVGTPYYVAPEVLYGSYSKLCDLWSAGVILYILLCGYPPFHGKDNVEILRKVKIGQYSLEHNSWKYVSDSAKDLIKRLLMTDPNKRISAQDALNHPWIKSQISSPNTADATYFTNDVCNSLLARFRDFQRQSKLKKLALTCVAYHLNDADIGALQKLFSTLDRNGDGVLTINEIRSALHKIQNVSQLGDDIDNLLMELDTDGNGRIDYTEFIAASIDHKLYEQESLCKAAFKVFDLDMDGRISPQELSRVLNITFLQEAFEQSTIDSLLKEVDINQDGYIDFNEFMKMMMGDKHEQKLETKVQKIEDEGSGNKKLSKGGIISDIFGATSIFKKLNN encoded by the coding sequence ATGTTAAATATAGAACAAAATGCAGATGAATGCGCTAAACGTGTAGGAGCTAATATGGTACCTGTATTACATAATGTAACGGAAGAGTGCAATATTAAAGCCgaagaaaaggaaattgTACCAGAAGTTGAAGAAGCTAAATCTGAATCCAATAACTGCTTAGACTCCGATGATTATCTTGAGGGACACATTTATGCAGCTATGTGTACAAAGTGTGCAGGGGAGCTTCAGCAAAAACTCAATCCAACAGAACCATACCGTGATCCAAAAAAGGTTAGCGGGAAAGAACAGATTTCTCGTGGACtaattattgaaagtaAGTCATTTGTGGATGCAAATAAGAAtatcaaattttcaaaaagaagCGACAAGAATGAATATGCAGGCCTATGCTCAAGTCCGGAAGTAACCACTCCAAATGGTGAGCGTGAAACTTCTACAGATtcaaatatcaaaaatacTGAGAGTACAAAAGTTTCTCATGGAATTTTTGATAGAACATGCTTAATTCAAGAGCATGCGCTTGTTAACAggaatattaatgatttctACGAACTGAACTTGGGAAATTTGGGGAGAGGCTCTTATGGATCTGTTGTAAAAGCTATTGATAAACAATCAGGTGCACAGAGAGCagtaaaaataatacttaAACCAAAACTCGAAAATATTAACCGTttaaaaagagaaattttgataatgaaAAGGCTGGATcatccaaatattattaaactttttGAAGTATTTGAGGATACGAATTATCTCTATTTTGTCATGGAGATTTGCACGGGAGgagaattatttgatagaATTATTAAGCGAGGACACTTTTCTGAAAGGTATGCAGCAGTGATTATGAGACAAGTTTTTAGTGCAATTGCATATTGCCATTCTAATGAATTTATGCATAGAGACCTAAAACCAGaaaatcttttattttcgGACTCTTCTCCAAACTCTCTATTGAAAGTAATTGATTGGGGTTTTGCTGCAAAATGTCCAAAAACACACAAGTTTACTTCTGTTGTGGGGACTCCTTATTATGTTGCTCCAGAGGTACTATATGGTAGCTATAGTAAATTATGTGATTTATGGAGCGCAGGAGTAATCTTATATATTTTACTATGCGGATATCCACCGTTTCATGGAAAAGATAATGTTGAGATTTTACGAAAGGTAAAAATTGGTCAATATTCATTAGAACACAACAGTTGGAAGTATGTTTCGGACTCTGCAAAAGATCTTATTAAGAGGTTATTAATGACCGATCCAAATAAGAGGATAAGTGCCCAAGATGCTTTAAATCATCCTTGGATTAAATCTCAAATTTCTTCTCCAAATACTGCAGATGCTACTTATTTTACTAACGATGTTTGTAATTCATTGCTTGCAAGATTCAGGGACTTCCAAAGACAAAGTAAACTAAAGAAATTAGCTCTTACATGTGTTGCATACCACCTTAATGACGCTGATATAGGCGCATTACAAAAATTGTTTTCTACATTAGATAGAAACGGAGATGGAGTTTTAAcaattaatgaaatcaGAAGTGCACTACacaaaattcaaaatgtATCTCAGTTGGGAGATGATATAGATAATCTATTAATGGAATTAGATACTGACGGAAATGGTAGAATAGATTATACAGAGTTTATTGCTGCATCAATTGATCATAAGCTATATGAGCAAGAATCGCTCTGCAAGGCAGCATTCAAAGTATTTGATCTTGACATGGATGGTAGGATATCTCCTCAAGAACTTAGCCGTGTTCTAAATATCACGTTTCTTCAAGAAGCATTTGAACAATCTACAATAGACTCGCTGTTAAAGGAAGTAGATATCAATCAAGATGGCTATATTGACTTTAATGAGTttatgaaaatgatgatgGGAGACAAGCACGAACAAAAACTAGAAACTAAAGTTcaaaaaattgaagatgaGGGGAGCGGCAATAAAAAGCTTTCAAAAGGTGGAATAATTTCAGATATATTTGGTGCTACCAGCATTTTTAAGAAGctgaataattaa